Proteins encoded together in one Prionailurus viverrinus isolate Anna chromosome B1, UM_Priviv_1.0, whole genome shotgun sequence window:
- the DSPP gene encoding dentin sialophosphoprotein has protein sequence MKIIIYFCIWSAAWAIPVPQIKPLERHAVDKSVNVKLLERAKVPIQDELNANDTNKEGSVPHENERGRQQYAEDGYKGEKNGSEWGEVGGKSSSTHSMLVNEEGNTEDQNGVTGKPETYGYDGIHGKEGSTTANGIRGQVSILDNAGIVNGTNVNRKTDKNSNNGDVGDPSQSEDATVVQEDGHQIDGSNNSTGHEDEINRNSCGNEGNTSEITPQREGERNGNQEGVTPGGSGAGNGEDAGLDNSEGSPSGNGAEEDEDKGSGDDEGEETGNGKEDTGNNSKGQEGQPHGKEDNDNSLGQNSISSEDDDPEDKEDPHDIDGDNTSKSEEDSDGIPKNKDSQIIEDMQTPNHRENKAVEKKITDESEPSAIGKSQDKGIEIEGPNSGNRNNITKEAGKVSEDKEGKRQHVMVMGKGNVKTPGEIDNIQGPGQKSEPGNKVAHSKTGSESTSDGYDSYEFDDESMQGDDPNSSDESNDNDDVNSEGDNNSDSRGDPGYDSDESKDNGNDSDSNGGDDDDSDSTSDANDSDSNGNGNNGSNDNGKPDSSKDKSDSSDSSDSSDSSDSSDSSDSSDSSDSSDSSDSNSSDSSDSSDSDSSDSSDSSDSKSDSSDSSDSKSDSSDSSDSSDSSDSSDSSDSSDSESDSSDSSDSSDSSDSSDSSDSNDSKSDSSDSSDSSDSSDSKSDSSDSSDSSDSSDSKSDSSDSSDSSDSSDSSDSSDSSDSKSDSSDSSDSSDSKSDSSDSSDSSDSKSDSSDSSDSSNSSDSSDSSDSSDSKSDSSDSSDSSDSSDSSDSKSDSSDSSDSSDSSDSKSDSSDSSDSSDSKSDSSDSSDSSDSSDSSDSSDSSNSSDSSDSSDSKSDSSDSSDSSNSKSDGSDSSDSSDSKSDSSDSSDSSDSSDSSDSSDSSDSSDSSDSSDSKSAGSDSSDSDSKSDSSDSGNSKSDSSDSSDSDSKSDSSDSSNSKSDSDSSDSDSKSDSSDSSNSKSDSDSSDSSNSDSSDSSDSSDSDNSDSSDSSNSSDNDSSDSSDSDSDNSDSSDSSDSDSSDSDSSDSSDSSDSSDSSDSNSSDSSDSDSSDSSDSDSSDSASDSSDESHSKSKAGNGNNGGDSDSDSEGSDSNHSTSDD, from the exons atgaagataattatatatttttgcatttggTCAGCAGCATGGGCCATTCCA GTTCCTCAAATCAAGCCACTGGAGAGACATGCTGTTGACAAATCTGTGAATGTAAAACTTCTAGAGAGAGCAAAAGTGCCAATACAG GATGAGTTAAATGCCAATGACACCAACAAAGAAGGTAGTGTCCCCCatgaaaatgaaagaggaaggcAACAGTATGCTGAAGATggttacaaaggagaaaaaaatggctcTGAGTGGGGAGAAGTAGGAGGGAAAAGTTCCTCTACACATTCCATGTTAGTAAATGAAGAGGGGAATACTGAAGATCAAAACGGGGTCACAGGAAAACCAGAAACATATGGTTATGATGGGATACATGGAAAAGAAGGTAGCACCACAGCAAATGGCATTAGGGGACAAGTAAGCATTCTCGACAATGCtggaattgtaaatgggaccaaTGTTAATAGAAAAACTGATAAGAATTCAAACAATGGAGATGTTGGAGATCCAAGTCAGAGTGAGGATGCCACTGTTGTCCAAGAAGATGGACATCAAATAGATGGAAGCAATAACAGTACAGGCCATGAGGATGAAATAAATAGGAATTCCTGTGGAAATGAAGGTAATACAAGTGAAATAACACctcagagagaaggtgagagaaatgGGAATCAGGAAGGAGTAACACCAGGGGGAAGTGGAGCTGGCAATGGAGAAGATGCTGGTCTGGATAATTCTGAAGGGAGTCCTAGTGGGAATGGAGCAGAGGAGGATGAAGACAAAGGCTCTGGTGATGATGAAGGTGAAGAAACCGGGAATGGAAAAGAGGACACTGGTAACAACAGCAAAGGCCAAGAGGGTCAGCCTCATGGAAAAGAAGATAATGATAATAGCTTAGGGCAAAATTCAATTAGTAGTGAAGATGATGACCCTGAAGACAAAGAAGATCCCCATGACATCGATGGAGACAACACTTCCAAGAGTGAGGAGGATTCTGATGGTATTCCCAAAAATAAAGATAGCCAAATAATAGAAGACATGCAAACACCCAAtcacagagaaaacaaagctgtggaaaagaaaatcactgatGAATCAGAGCCAAGTGCTATTGGGAAGAGCCAAGATAAG GGAATAGAAATTGAAGGTCCCAATAGTGGCAACAGAAACAATATTACCAAAGAAGCTGGGAAAGTTAGTGAAGATAAAGAGGGTAAAAGACAACATGTAATGGTCATGGGCAAAGGAAATGTCAAGACACCAGGAGAGATTGACAACATACAAGGACCTGGTCAGAAATCAGAACCCGGAAATAAGGTTGCACACAGCAAAACAGGTAGTGAGAGTACTAGTGATGGATATGACAGTTATGAGTTTGATGATGAATCCATGCAAGGAGACGATCCCAACAGCAGTGATGAGtctaatgataatgatgatgtcAATTCTGAAGGTGACAATAACAGTGATAGCCGAGGAGATCCTGGTTATGACTCTGATGAATCAAAAGATAATGGCAATGACAGTGACTCAAATGGAGGAGATGATGATGACAGTGACAGCACATCAGATGCTAATGATAGTGACAGTAATGGCAACGGTAACAATGGGAGCAATGACAATGGCAAACCAGACAGTAGCAAAGATAAATCAGACAGTAGTGACAGCAGTGACAGTAGTGACAGCAGCGACAGCAGTGACAGTAGTGACAGCAGCGACAGCAGTGATAGTAGTGACAGTAGTGATAGCAACAGCAGTGATAGCAGCGACAGCAGTGATAGTGACAGCAGTGACAGTAGTGACAGCAGTGACAGCAAGTCAGACAGTAGTGATAGCAGTGACAGCAAGTCAGACAGTAGTGATAGCAGTGACAGTAGTGACAGCAGCGACAGCAGTGATAGTAGTGACAGCAGTGACAGCGAGTCAGACAGCAGTGATAGCAGTGACAGTAGTGACAGCAGCGACAGCAGTGATAGTAGTGACAGCAATGATAGCAAGTCAGACAGCAGTGACAGCAGCGACAGCAGTGACAGTAGTGACAGCAAATCAGATAGCAGTGACAGCAGTGACAGTAGTGACAGCAGTGACAGCAAGTCAGACAGCAGTGATAGCAGTGACAGTAGTGACAGCAGCGACAGCAGTGATAGTAGTGACAGCAGTGACAGCAAGTCAGACAGCAGTGACAGCAGCGACAGCAGTGACAGTAAATCAGATAGCAGCGACAGCAGTGACAGCAGTGACAGCAAGTCAGACAGCAGCGACAGTAGTGACAGTAGTAATAGTAGTGACAGCAGTGACAGTAGCGACAGCAGTGACAGCAAATCAGACAGCAGCGACAGCAGTGATAGCAGTGACAGTAGTGACAGCAGTGACAGCAAGTCAGACAGCAGTGACAGCAGTGACAGCAGTGACAGCAGTGACAGCAAGTCAGACAGCAGTGACAGCAGTGACAGTAGCGACAGCAAATCAGATAGCAGCGACAGCAGTGACAGCAGTGACAGTAGTGATAGCAGTGACAGTAGTGACAGCAGTAATAGCAGTGACAGTAGTGACAGCAGTGACAGCAAGTCAGACAGCAGTGACAGCAGTGACAGTAGCAACAGCAAATCAGATGGCAGTGACAGTAGCGACAGCAGTGACAGCAAATCAGACAGCAGTGACAGTAGTGACAGCAGTGACAGTAGTGACAGTAGTGATAGCAGTGACAGTAGTGACAGCAGTGATAGCAGTGACAGTAGTGACAGTAAATCAGCTGGTAGTGACAGCAGTGACAGTGATAGTAAATCAGACAGTAGTGACAGCGGCAATAGCAAATCAGATAGTAGTGACAGCAGTGATAGTGACAGTAAATCAGACAGCAGTGACAGCAGCAATAGCAAATCAGATAGTGACAGCAGTGATAGTGACAGTAAATCAGACAGCAGTGACAGCAGCAACAGCAAATCAGATAGTGATAGCAGTGACAGCAGCAACAGCGACAGCAGTGACAGCAGTGATAGTAGTGACAGTGACAACAGTGATAGCAGCGATAGCAGCAACAGCAGTGACAATGACAGCAGCGACAGTAGTGATAGTGACAGTGACAACAGTGATAGCAGCGACAGCAGTGACAGTGACAGCAGTGACAGTGACAGCAGTGACAGCAGTGACAGCAGTGACAGCAGCGACAGCAGCGACAGCAACAGCAGTGATAGCAGTGACAGTGACAGCAGTGATAGCAGTGACAGTGACAGCAGTGACAGTGCATCTGATAGTAGTGATGAGAGTCACAGCAAGAGCAAGGCTGGTAATGGCAACAATGGAGGTGACAGTGATAGTGACAGTGAAGGCAGTGACAGTAATCACTCAACCAGTGATgattag